AACTTGCTCTCAAGACCGTAATGCCTATGTTTATGAGAAACGTCCTGATGGGACTTGGAAGCAGACCCTCGTCTTACTTCGTTTGAATCGTGCCGCTACGTTTGTTCGTTGGTCGCCTAACGAGGACAAGTTTGCTGTTGGTAGTGGTGCTCGTGTCATTTCTGTTTGCTACTTTGAACAAGAAAATGACTGGTGGGTCAGCAAACATCTGAAACGTCCGCTTCGTAGTACCATTTTGTCTTTGGACTGGCATCCTAATAACGTTTTATTAGCTGCCGGCTGTGCAGACCGTAAGGCATACGTTTTATCTGCTTATGTTCGTGATGTCGATGCCAAACCAGAAGCCAGCGTTTGGGGTTCACGTTTACCTTTCAACACTGTTTGCGCTGAATACCCATCTGGTGGTTGGGTTCACGCCGTTGGATTTTCACCTTCGGGTAATGCCTTAGCGTATGCTGGCCATGATTCTTCTGTTACGATTGCATATCCCAGTGCTCCCGAGCAACCCCCACGAGCTCTAATTACTGTCAAATTATCTCAATTGCCTTTGCGTTCTCTTCTTTGGGCGAATGAGAGTGCCATTGTGGCTGCTGGCTATAACTATTCTCCTATTCTTTTGCAAGGCAATGAGTCCGGTTGGGCCCATACTCGCGATTTGGATGCCGGAACTTCCAAGACCTCATTCACTCACACAGGAAATACTGGTGAAGGTAGAGAGGAAGAGGGTCCTGTTTCATTTACTGCTCTTCGTAGCACATTCCGTAACATGGATTTGAAGGGCTCCAGCCAGTCTATTTCGTCTTTACCAACCGTTCATCAAAATATGATTGCAACCCTTCGACCTTACGCTGGGACTCCTGGCAATATTACTGCGTTTACCTCCAGCGGTACCGACGGACGTGTTGTTTTGTGGACTCTTTAGAAAAGATATCGGCAAATGAATCTTATCAAATCAATTATCGAATTTCCGTAGATGTTAATCTCATagaataaaagaattgaacAAGCTTTAGCTAGATATAGTAACTGTTATTCCGCAGCTTATATGATTACTATGTCGtcttataaatttttgtcaatCATATTCAGTTTTgtgtatatattttttcttagaGACCCCAAAATTGAGAAGTGCTTTTGCTACGTAAGTTTACTTATACCACCACTTGAGACTGAACCACGGGTATGCGTTCTTACGAATAATCATTAGATATAACTTAGATTAAAGTGTTTATTAATTGTATAGTTAGtaaaattagtaaagaTCAACCTGAAAAGTTTAAACACCAAGTTGgataaataatattgttCAAATTTATGTAATCCAAACAACGAAATTGAAAGGATGTTCTAATTTGATCCTTTCGgcaaaatttgaaaaccGTAACGcgtgaaataaaaatataatgaatagaaaaaaagaatgagaaAGAAATGATAGTACTATCTTCTGTCAAAAAATCGTTTTAAGGTACCAATGTCTCCAACAGCTGTAATGACATCCATTTCTGGAACAAGCAAACTAATGATTCGGTCCTGAGGCTTTCCGTTACGCTGCTTCGTGCGCAAACGAATGATTGCAAGAGTTTCTAAAGAATTCGCGACATCGCAAAATTCCGAACTTGTTAATGGATAAATCAAACGATCTCGAAGACACAAAGAACtgtatttttcaaatacatCGGCAACACTCAATGAGGTTTTTTCACAAACAACAAGCGTACAAAGGATGGCTTTCTGTTGAAGACCAAGGTTTTTTAAACGAGCACTAGCAGATTGGCTCATAGCAGATGTCGCTCGGACAACATGAGCAATTGATGCTCTTGGTATATCAACAGAAGATAATGTGTTGTCATGTTGAGCTTTCCATTCTCTTTCCGCAAGTTCAATTGCATGCCTACATATGTCTAATGCTTTTCTCAAGTCACCACTTGAAGCTGCAACTTTCCGGGCACATAATTCAATTGCAGCAGGATGTATAAAAGGTGTTTCATCAGCATGCTGAGATACAACATTTATACTATCATCGCTTACTTCAGAGATTGATTTAATAGGAGTAAAAggattgtttttttctgatGTGGTAGCGGCGGTTTTCAAACGCGCTTTTATAATTGTTGAGATTTCTTGAGCAGTATAAGGCGTAAAAGAGAGTAATTTGGGAGTAATATGCTTTGTTCGTA
This region of Schizosaccharomyces pombe strain 972h- genome assembly, chromosome: II genomic DNA includes:
- the arc1 gene encoding ARP2/3 actin-organizing complex WD repeat subunit Sop2, with protein sequence MATSQVLHILPKPSYEHAFNSQRTEFVTTTATNQVELYEQDGNGWKHARTFSDHDKIVTCVDWAPKSNRIVTCSQDRNAYVYEKRPDGTWKQTLVLLRLNRAATFVRWSPNEDKFAVGSGARVISVCYFEQENDWWVSKHLKRPLRSTILSLDWHPNNVLLAAGCADRKAYVLSAYVRDVDAKPEASVWGSRLPFNTVCAEYPSGGWVHAVGFSPSGNALAYAGHDSSVTIAYPSAPEQPPRALITVKLSQLPLRSLLWANESAIVAAGYNYSPILLQGNESGWAHTRDLDAGTSKTSFTHTGNTGEGREEEGPVSFTALRSTFRNMDLKGSSQSISSLPTVHQNMIATLRPYAGTPGNITAFTSSGTDGRVVLWTL